A DNA window from Eikenella exigua contains the following coding sequences:
- a CDS encoding ferredoxin--NADP reductase: MSASPAAKYTEQTVLWVKRHTPKLMSFAISRPEEYRFAAGQFSRLGFPEGSGFIWRAYSVVSAEYDDTLEYFAVLIEDGPMSARFEQMEAGSTILLDKTATGFLLPERFPDGSDLIMLSTGSGIAPFLSILQQPQIWQRFDHLALAHSVSHANEAVFNQRIRDLAEHPLVGEYYDKLRFVSVLTREQQPGSLNQRLPQLLENGSLSQAFGLPFSTERSRFMLCGNPAMVKDTFQALLKLGFAMHRNRIPGHIMMENGF; encoded by the coding sequence ATGAGCGCTTCACCAGCCGCTAAATACACAGAACAAACCGTACTTTGGGTAAAACGCCACACGCCCAAACTGATGAGTTTCGCCATCAGCCGCCCCGAAGAATACCGCTTTGCCGCCGGCCAATTTTCCCGCCTCGGCTTCCCCGAAGGCAGCGGCTTCATCTGGCGCGCCTATTCCGTGGTTTCCGCCGAATACGACGACACCCTCGAATACTTTGCGGTGCTCATCGAAGACGGCCCCATGTCGGCCCGGTTCGAACAGATGGAAGCAGGCAGTACCATCCTGCTCGACAAAACCGCCACCGGCTTCCTGTTGCCCGAACGCTTCCCCGACGGCAGCGACCTCATCATGCTCAGCACCGGCTCCGGCATCGCCCCCTTCCTCTCCATTTTGCAGCAGCCGCAGATTTGGCAGCGTTTCGACCATCTCGCCCTGGCGCATTCTGTTTCCCATGCCAACGAAGCCGTGTTTAACCAGCGAATCCGCGATTTGGCCGAACACCCATTAGTGGGCGAGTATTACGATAAACTGCGCTTCGTTTCCGTGCTCACCCGCGAGCAGCAGCCCGGCAGCCTCAACCAACGCTTGCCGCAACTGTTGGAAAACGGCAGCCTCAGCCAAGCCTTCGGCCTGCCGTTCAGCACCGAGCGCAGCCGCTTCATGCTGTGCGGCAACCCCGCCATGGTGAAAGACACCTTCCAAGCCCTGCTCAAGCTCGGTTTTGCCATGCACCGCAACCGCATCCCCGGCCACATCATGATGGAAAATGGTTTTTAA
- the aroG gene encoding 3-deoxy-7-phosphoheptulonate synthase AroG: MSQSQAFSRTDDVRIRSISELLPPIAHLYELPISEAAADLVETTRHQIADLVHGRDQRLLVIIGPCSIHDPKAALEYAQRLLPLRKKYEKELLIVMRVYFEKPRTTVGWKGLINDPHLNGTFDINFGLRQARRLLLDLNNLGVPASTEFLDMITPQYYADLISWGAIGARTTESQVHRELASGLSCPVGFKNGTDGNLKIAIDAIGAASHPHHFLSVTKAGHSAIVHTAGNPDCHAILRGGKEPNYSAEHVKTAAEQLAKAGVTPKLMVDFSHANSRKDYTRQMEVAHDVAVQLKNGEQNIMGIMIESHLVGSRQDKPETYGQSITDACIGWDATEKLLALMAEANRGRV; this comes from the coding sequence ATGAGCCAATCCCAAGCCTTCAGCCGTACCGACGACGTACGCATCCGCAGCATCAGCGAGTTGCTGCCCCCCATCGCCCACCTCTATGAACTGCCCATCAGCGAAGCTGCTGCCGATTTGGTGGAAACCACCCGCCACCAGATTGCCGACCTGGTGCACGGCCGCGACCAGCGCCTGCTTGTCATCATCGGCCCTTGTTCCATCCACGATCCCAAAGCCGCCCTCGAATACGCCCAACGCCTGCTGCCCCTGCGCAAAAAATACGAAAAAGAGCTGCTGATCGTGATGCGTGTTTATTTTGAAAAACCGCGCACCACCGTGGGCTGGAAAGGGCTCATCAACGACCCCCACCTCAACGGCACCTTCGATATCAACTTCGGCCTGCGCCAAGCCCGCCGCCTGTTGTTGGATTTAAACAACCTCGGCGTGCCCGCTTCTACCGAATTTCTCGACATGATCACCCCGCAGTATTATGCCGACCTCATCTCCTGGGGCGCCATCGGCGCGCGCACCACCGAAAGCCAGGTACACCGCGAGCTTGCCAGCGGCCTATCCTGCCCGGTCGGCTTCAAAAACGGCACCGATGGCAATCTCAAAATCGCCATCGATGCCATTGGTGCCGCCTCTCACCCGCACCACTTTCTTTCCGTCACCAAAGCCGGCCACTCCGCCATCGTCCATACCGCCGGTAACCCCGACTGCCACGCCATCCTGCGCGGCGGTAAAGAGCCAAACTACAGCGCGGAACACGTTAAAACCGCCGCCGAACAGCTGGCCAAAGCCGGCGTAACGCCCAAACTGATGGTGGATTTCAGCCACGCCAACAGCCGCAAAGACTACACCCGCCAAATGGAAGTGGCGCACGATGTGGCCGTGCAGTTGAAAAACGGCGAGCAAAACATCATGGGCATCATGATAGAAAGCCACTTGGTGGGAAGCCGCCAAGACAAACCCGAAACCTACGGCCAAAGCATTACCGATGCCTGCATCGGCTGGGATGCCACCGAAAAGTTGCTTGCGCTGATGGCCGAAGCCAATCGCGGCAGAGTATGA
- a CDS encoding RDD family protein: protein MQDFRENPNEDFRQAYASTALENDLFDNGKMEVDLASPWQRIGARLLDIVIFAAIFIVFFFVIAIFIKDSMMVIGLSLLFVFAFGIYQMVIMSRDGQTIGKKALNIRVITENGNNPGFVKYCLVREFGYNFIFTLIGIVSKSLANSLALIATIACIVLLFMESRNRQTLQDLLAKTLVIKN, encoded by the coding sequence ATGCAAGATTTCCGTGAAAACCCAAACGAGGATTTCCGCCAAGCCTATGCTTCCACCGCATTGGAAAATGATTTATTCGATAACGGTAAAATGGAAGTGGATCTGGCCAGCCCTTGGCAGCGGATAGGTGCACGATTGCTAGATATAGTGATTTTTGCCGCTATTTTTATAGTCTTCTTTTTTGTTATCGCAATTTTTATCAAAGATTCGATGATGGTTATCGGACTTAGTTTGCTCTTCGTTTTCGCCTTTGGTATTTACCAAATGGTCATCATGTCCCGCGATGGGCAAACGATAGGTAAAAAAGCCTTGAATATCCGCGTGATCACTGAAAATGGCAACAACCCCGGTTTCGTTAAATATTGCTTGGTGCGCGAATTTGGCTACAACTTCATTTTTACCCTTATCGGAATTGTTAGCAAATCATTGGCCAATTCGCTGGCACTTATCGCCACCATCGCCTGTATCGTGCTGCTGTTTATGGAAAGCCGCAACCGCCAAACCTTACAGGATTTGCTGGCAAAGACATTGGTCATCAAAAACTAA